tattttaattaattttgatacaaaaatactattttgcccatgcatttaacagaaaagttaacaaaattgacggcaggaccatttgtcctaacgaaattgaagttaaaggaccacgggaaccattttgaaaattgaggtactcaaatgcaaatcgggtctaaattcagggactaataaaacgattaaccccTTTACCATGTATTGTAGCTTGGAGacgagattttttttttgtttttgtttttggccaAGGGCTATATTCTAAACTACTTTAATCTATGAGAGGAGGTTCGAACTTGGGTGCAATAAAGAGGGCACAGTATCTTGACCAACTGGCCTAACCGACATTTGCTTGGAGACGAATATTGacttctatttttcctttttcttttttctcttgtcCAGAGAGATATTGTGTTTTGGTCATTCCTAAGAGACATTGACTTCtgtctttttatatatacaagtaGTTCTTAATCCATAATTTCCTCCTAGTCTTCCTCTTATTAGATCAACATCCGAATGGAATTACATTATGCCAACTAATCATCTGCAATATCAAAGATATGGATTGATTTGAATTAAAGGGCAtaatgttataaaataaaaccactTGTCCACTGTTAATTATAACATTTGATGAACCAAAATTTGAGTCCTGTCAGTTTTAAAAAATCCATTTTTAATCATATCCATGCTTAAGCCAGCATAATTCCTGTATATATAGTATTACATAAAGCATATTCTTTCTCTagactaatttttatttattaaaaaaaaaaaaacagttctgacttgttcttctttttattatttgtgtggcttattaaaaaaattcctttaATGTGCAGTTTTGGCAAATTAGTTGGTTGTTGTAGCTTGCAGAAATGGATAATATTTGTGTCAAGTTAAAGGCTCAAGTGGGTCCCTCCCCTTCTCCAATTTCTTTTGAGTGCACGattattattatgattttttttttttttttgggtggttaTTTCGATTTTTCCATCCAATCTCTATCAAAGAGTGTATTGAGCTGCAACTAAAGACAGTAGCTTCATGGCAATTAGCTTGCAAGTTGCATCTGAGCTCTGTATTGGCTTTGGCTCTAACTTAACTTGTATGATTAGGAAATTCCAAAAATTCCAATGATTAGGAAATTCCCTGTGCTTATTGGCTCCAACTTGATTCCTTTTATACAGATCAATATACGCGCAAACTTTTTCATAACGTTCTGTTATACTTGGTCTTTAAACATATAAACCCACACTCAAATTGCCTGCAAGGCCTAAAACATTTGAGTACATTAcgtttactataaaatttcagagaaatgCCAACAGGATCTAGTGCAGTAGAAAATAGCCTTAACTTGCAGACTAATGGTATCGaatagtttagactattgctTCAGAGaaataagaatgaaaagaGTATTTGAAGCAACATTTTAAAGTTGGGCATTGAAGGAGCCTACTATTTTAGGTGGGTTTAATATGCTTTTGGATGTTGAATGAGTCCATTGTTTTAGGTGGGTTTAACGATGGTAGTAGGTGCAGGAAGGCAGGTGGGTAGAGTAAGATAATTTGGCTTTGCACTCGGAGAAGAACATATTTTAGACAAGTTGATCAAATGCCTCCTAAGCAAGATCACGACCTGATCAAATTCCACAGCTTAGCAATGGCAATGGTGTTCCTGTATATACTGGACAACAGTTTGCGTACAAACCTCCTAATAGTAGCACCAAGGACATAGCAACTGTCTAAAGAACTACCAATCCAATTCGCGCATTTCCGATTTCATAGAAACAAATCTCTCTTTTCAAATTCTAATCAACTAAACCCACAAAATGAATCTTCCATTCATACCGACTACCAATGTATTAACATATAATTCAATTAATATctgtcattaaaaaataaagaatttcaTCTCAAAGCTTTTGTAGCATAAATTCAGAATACACCAAGAAAAATTCGTCCTCGGAGTTCCACTAAATCTCTTGACTGTAGGACTtgcagaaaattttgaagcagGCAACACTTGATTATGCTTCCATGCCCTCCACCAGAAAACTCAGACAAGAGACGAGCTACAAAAGCAACTGGATTACCATTTCCATGTCTATCGTTATCATCCAGAAGAGATATAATAGTAGCAATAGTTGTCAACACAAATAAGCAAACAAATAGCAGCATATATACCATTTAATGTATCAATTGATTTGACAACGTTCCCCAGCATTTTCCAAACAAGTACGATAGAgcaaattgccaaattcctaGAATCTCTTATTACATGCTATGATTACTAGGATTTTCAGGTCCCACTCTTAGCGAAATTCCTGCTCAGAGTAAAAACAACTCAATTGAGCATGGAAGATTATTAAGCTGTAGAATGGCTTTTGTATTGTCAGAGTGTTTCTAGTCAAGAGTTTTTGATTGAAGGTGTCTTGGAATGGTAGAGTTAAGATAACAGTTGGActgataagcataaagaaATATTAGAGGAAGTGGAAGTCAATGCCAGTGATTCAGCACATATCAGCTCTCGATCAATAAACAtttaatacaaacaaaaagatgacaaataaacatttaatacaaacaaaaagatgaCAAAGGGGTAGGATTGAATGATGAACTTAACCACTTAAAACATCATCATGAACCATAACCATTTACACATTGCAAAACATAAATGTAATGTATGATGCATGATCTAATTCCTAGGAAAATCAACTGCTCATCAGTTTGATGTTTGTGGTCAGGCAGTGACAGTCTCGAACCATAGCCATTAACAAACCTGACTACAACACACAAGATCCAGACTTCACAAAATCGTGCAGTAACTTTTTGCATCCtccaaatgaaaaacaaaaccaaatagCCCCTTAGCTAGAGAACCAATTAAGCAAAAGATGGGGCATAGGTAAGTTGATCGGATGTGGTTTGCTTTTATTACATATGTGATACCTGATTGCAAGGAGATCAAAACCAGATTTCATTTAGGGCATAAGCAAAGCTAACATAAATTGCCTTCTCTAGTATTCACCTGTATAAATTTTCAGCTAATAAACAAGGACATGATTTCTGTAAAGATTGGGAGACAAGTCAACTGTTGCAAATGTAATTTGAGCCAGCAGAGGCAGCAGGCAGTGAAACATTTTTGCTAAGAAATGAACACATTGGTTATTAGAGAGTCGTAtagcatataaaaaaaatgtcgTAGCTCAAGTCTAACTTTATCTAGACAATCACTTTTTTAATGCTTATCGTATTACAAACTCAGCTTACTAAAAGTTCACCCATAAGCAACTCCAATAAACCTAATTTTCTCGTACTTGACATACTTTCCATTAATTAATGCATCAAGTTTAACCATATCTACCGCTGTACCCATGAACTATAGTGAATAGTCCTCTTCTTTACAATAAAGCAATAAGGATATAACTTCAATAAAGTTAATAATGCGTTTCCAATttctagaaaaaaaatctttttaacaTGTGGTGTTCAAAAGGACTCGatgaagaaaatattatttatcttGCTCACTCCAAAACGAGATGTAACACATTGTGAACTGCAACTTCTTAAAGAAGTTGATTCTCCTAGGTCATAAACTTCATATTCAAATTGTTACAAGAAAACAACATCCTACAACCAGCGGAACTGAATTTGTTGAACAAGACTAATTCAGTCAAAATTGTAACAATTGCAAGTACaattcccaaaaaaattaaaaaaattcaacccAATACCTCAATTACCGCCAAAGCTATATCACAGAATGCCTCTGCCGGACCTTAGCTTTCTCTGCGTCGATAATGGACTCGACCAACTTAACAGCATTGTCTAACCTCCCTTCTGCATTGACCACAACATAGTCAAAATTGTTAACATGCTTCACCTCCTCCCTGGCAGTGGCAATTCTAACAAGAAGAGACTCCTTAGTCTCAGTTTTCCTATCAATCAACCTCTCCACAAGCTTGGCTTCACTCTCTGCCatcaaaaagataaaaacagcCGAATTCCCAAGAATCCTCCTCAAAGTTTGAGCACCCTGAATGTCAACTCTCAAAACTATGTCATATCCTTTTCCCATATAATCCCTTATCTGCTGTTTTGGTATACCCTTATAGTCTCCATACACCAATGCATATTCCAAAAGCTCATTTCTCTCAACCATTGTAAGAAACTCCTCTTTGCTCACAAAGTAATAATCTTTACCATGAACTTCACCGGGCCGTATTTCCCGGCTGGTCGCCGTGACCACAAAATGCAAGTTTTCGTTCAAATCCTTGAGCTTTCTTATCACAGCGTCCTTGCCCACACCGCTTGGACCGCTTATGACAATAACCAGAGGACTGGGATTGGGCCAGAGTGGCTCAGGGCTGAAAGCTGAGCCAAGAGAGGCCTCAAGAGCACGAAGAAGCTCGGAGCGGTCGGCTTTTTCGATGTTGGGTATGGGAACCGAACCGGGTCGTCGAGCATCGCTCATTTGGGAGAAGAATCGTGGGTTTGAAGAAAATTGGAGAATGAGTTTCGGGTTGGGGCGTGTTTGGATGAGGGAATTGGGGGTTGTGAAGATTTTAGGGTTGAGTGGTTTTGGGTTGAGGAGGAGGGGAGGATTGGTGCGCGAGAGAGAGGTGGTGAGGAATCTACGAAACattgagagggagagagaaagagaaaggggAGGGTGCACTATATGAGGTTGGGGAAGCAGGACATGGAATCTCAGCTCCGTGGTTATAGATGGGGTGTGGGTTTTCGCTAATGTTTTCTCCTTTCTTGGATAGAGCCTAACAGTATGTGACAGGGTTTGCATTCTTCCATGATGAtggagtttttgtttttttggtcgCAAGTGTTTTTTGGTGAACTCGTTGAAATTGGGATTCAATTTCAAACACTGATATAAAGCCCAAGAATCTGAACTGTCGGTATTATTAAGACTTAGGTGGTTGGGGTGAATGGTAGATCAATAAACACGTGTGAGAAAGGGGGGATAGCACTCTTTTGCTATTATTTGTCAATCAAGGTATGTTATGcgtgataattttttcatttggcATATCCTGTTTGGCCGGGAATAGCAAAATGATTCTCTTTTCGTTTCACACAAGCTAATTACCTAATTAAGGATAACAATAAGACGAATCGATGATGGATATGAAAAAGCGAATTGGAAATGGATATGCTATTCTCATCTTCATCCCTTTTTTTCCCCATCTCACCTTCATACTCCTAATGTTCAAAATTGGGGATTCCCCATCCCCCATTACAAAAACATGTattattaaattcaatatataatatgtgaatatatattttggtgGGAGTTGTGAGATACACCTAGAAACCACTTAACCTTGGCCGACTATTTTTAAGTATATTACAAGTAAAAAGCTTTGATTTTTAATGTGTCTCACAGCCTAAAGGTATTTGGAGGGAGGGgtcatttcatttttgaatCTAGAACGAATAGTTTCAAGAATATATTgataggaaaaataaataatatatatatagtcccgtTCActtaaaaatctaaaaatgaaattttgtgaggatcaaattaatttcaaacagaaaattaaattaaattagatCCAATGCATTAAAACCTTTCAAACCTTAAAATACCCAACTTAGACCCATGTACTTCCATGATCCATTTTGtataataaaattcttttCGCTCTACAGATTATATTTGCCTTTCGAATAAAACTTGTTGGAGAGCTCAAGACTTGTCCTCCTCTTAGGGACCCTTCTTTCGACGTcgtgttttgtgtttttcttagAGCTTTACTCATTCTATTTCTACAAATTTTCGGCCAATCTTTTGAAAATTGGAATTAATTAAGGTTCTTCAAAAAGGAAGAGGTGACTAAATGGGAGAATTACCTTTGGAGAGAAAATAGATctcaaaaatcagaaaaaggaaaaaaaaaatattgttagTCTTTGGTGAGATCccgttataaaaaaaataaaaaatttgtgagaagagaaggaaagatGAAGGAGAGGATAAGATGAGTGCGGGAaaagacacacacacacatatatatatatatatatatatatatattctaaatgGGACGGGTTCAAGTTGTGGATTTGAATttagataataaaaaaagttggGGATTATAATATCATCCATGCTCCATCCCGAACACTATACTCGAAAATTCCCCTAAGCACGTCCTCATACTCGATTTATATCCTTTATACCCAGCCTATTAGGGTCGAAGTACCGGAAAGACCCTAACCCGTGGAGAAAATTTCAATCCCTAATcctaattttgaattttgaattattttttattatttggaaACTAACAATATAGATTTCCcaatattttcttaataattttaaaagtttaatattttaattttatatatgaatCGTTGAGTCCCCGGCCCTAACGGGGAAAGATTTCAAGAAAAAACCAAGGGCGGGTACCAGGATCTCCGAATTTAAAAATTCTCAGTCGAGTACGGAATGAGAATGGTATTGTTATTCCTATCCCCAAAGTCATCCCAATaagtaatatatttattattaagtaaaatatacatattatataaGTATGTATGGTTGTTATATAACGtaatcaataaatatataatttaatatttatttaattttgtcaaattgAATTGAGATGATTGTGAATAATTGGGTTGAATTTTATAAGTCAATTAAATGTGATTGATGGTTTAAGGTGAAATTAGTGTTATAATGTAGGATAAgtatttttattaagaaaataaaaatcagagATTTGGGGTGCGTTTGGGAGAAAGCCCCCCTACGAGGATAGGGTTGGGAACGAGGCAGGAAGGATAGGGAGTGGAGACGAGGATTGCATTGCCATATCTAGCCCCGAACTAGTCCTTTGCCATCCCTAATTTGGAGCAGGGCCGTCcctgagattttgagggcccTGTGTGAAACTTAAATTGGCGCCTCGCATAATCTAATACgaaaatactataaaaattTGCCACaacttaatgtcataaacaattttttttttttataactaaaattcaccatcaataaatatgcaatgacaatcagaaatcaaattcataaaaatttaaatgtttccatttgataaagttaaatGTTTTGTACAAAAATAAGCTCCTTGTGCCCCTATAAGGTCTCTTGCCGCCTCCAATAAGCAATCTGtgtttaatagaaaaaaaaaaaaaattggcaatcacaaattaaagagtAGTTGCACACAAATGTCATTAACAAATTAGATTATATTGCATTaaacacaaaagcaacaacaaaaacatacctgattatccaaaaatcattcacattgtatttgctgtcttatttgaagaattaaaattattacgAGAGCTTTTAccccagaagaaaaaaaaaaacacagctAGTACAATACTAATGTCTGAAAATTGATCTTCTTGAATTTTTAGAAgagaaatcatcaatcaaatgttcataatcaagtttttcaagaagttcactttcaattgaaatcaaagctaGTCCATTTAATCTTTCTTGCGACATAGTTGATCGCAAGTATgattttaacaattttaattttgaaaaacttctTTCCGCAGATGCAACAGTAACAGGAATAGTCAATAGGATTCTATATGCAATGAATGCATttggaaaacaatttaatcttttcaagaaatttaatattgcAATAGCTgtggtattttcttttggtaaaaGCTCCCGTAAAACTTTCAACTCAACAAATAAATCCTCCCCATCGACGTCAAAAAACTtgtcatttttcaaaatgCTTTCCAGATGACTACAACTATTCTTCAAATCGCAATCATCCAATGAATTTAACTTCTTTGAAgtaaacaaaaacccaaaaatattctCATACTCTTGATATTGTTGAAACCTTCTTCGTAAAGAACCAATAGCTTGATCCActaaatacaagaaataatCAATTCTAAACTTTTCTTCAGCTGATTTAGGAACTGATTGGGATGGCTCACAAGTATTCTCAtcaaaatgtttttttctACGAATTTTTCGCTTCTCAAGAAACACCGGGTCAATTCCCATGTCAGTAGCAATTTCTTTAGCAGTATACATAGCTTCTGTAAACCCATTTTCtctatacttttcaaaaaatgtAATCAACCCTTTCACTTTATCAATAGCAACATCAATAAGCATGTCTTCAGATTGTAAGTTTTTGCTAACTACATTGACAGCACCTAATATATCATACCAAATAACCATGCCCAATAAGAActcaaaatttccaagttcATATGTTGCCAAAGAATTAGCTTCACTTGTTATTTTGGAGTCACCGTCACTTTCTGCTAACTGAAGTAAAGCTTCTCTTAAATCTGCAGCTTGGAATCTTATTGCTCTTACACTTTCAATACGACTTTCCCAACGTGTAACTGACAATGATTTCAGAGTTAAGTGTTTAACATTATCTTTCAATATCTTCCACCGCTTTGTAGAATTAGCAAACAATGTATAAATACGTTGTATGATTCCAAAAAAATCTTTTGCTTTTCCACAAGAGTTTGCAATATCGCAAAGTGTTAAATTAAGACTATGACAACCACAAGGTGTGTACAATGCTCTAGGATTTACATCCAAAAGTTTTCTTTGGACACCTTGGTATTTCCCACTCATATTTGATCCATTGTCATAGCCTTGTCCTCTCACATTATCAATATCAAGCTTAAGTTTTTGCAACACCGTTTGCAACTCTTCAAAAAGTCCTTGTCCTGTTGTATCATTCACAatcaaaaattccaaaaagaaTTCTTCAACCTTTATTGGATTAGTAGAGACATCCACACATCTTACTATCAAACTCATTTGTTCTTGGTTGCTAGCATCTGGAGTACAATCAAGAATCACAGAAAAATATTTAGCTTCTTCAATCTTTTTAATGATTGCACTTTTGAGCTCAGAAGCTAACAAAAGTatcaattcattttgaatCTTATGACTAAGATAATGATAATGAGTCTCTTTATCATCCATACGTCGAACATGCTCCTTCATAACTGGATCCCACTCTGCAATCATTTCCACTTGGCCCATAAAATTTCCATTGTTTATATCATGGATCTTCTCATTACTTCCACGAAAAGCCAAACTATATTTTCCAAGATATTTCACAATTGAAATTAatctttttaataaattcctCCAatgctttttctctttcttgatttggttttgaacAACTCCAtcaattgttttatttttctgcaatCTAATATGAAAATCAATCCAAGTGCTCATATGATTGATATGTTCAATACTTGTCTCATGCTCTTTAAGTCTGCCACTAAGATGTATCCAATCTTTAAATCCCTCATTTGCTAACTGACTTTTTTGTGGcccttttttaaataacttacaacaaaaacaaaatacattGTTGAGATCCTTTGAATACATTAGCCAATCTCTATCATGTTGCTCTCCATTTGGCAAATAACGAGTGTAAAATGTTGAAGAGAAACGTCTATGTAAATGATCTTTAGGACCTTTTCCTATTAATAGATCTCTTACAGGACCTTTTTCCACTAATAGGTCACGGAATTTGGGATCAATATTATTCCAATTTCTTGGATCATAAATATCCAATGGAATGGACTGGCTTGGTTCTTCATTGAATAAATCAGTGACGTTCTCATTGTTATGATTTTCTATGTCTACATCTTCAACATCTTCATTATGATCATCAATATCAGCATTTTCATTGTCATCATTCTCATTCTGCTCAGCATTACCCACACATTCATCCATATTGTTTTCAATATCTTGCAATTCCTCAACATCAtcttgttcttgttcattgaaaatattttcatcaattgTAGCATGTGATTCTCTAACAATGAATCTATCAAGAGCTCCTCTTTGAGATTGAGTCAATTCctcgatttttctttttctaagcCTTTTTGTATATCCAGAAACATATTTTCTAGTAGGTGGCATGTTtagattacaaagaaaaattccaaaaccctATAACCTGGAAGAAAACCCCAGCaagaaatagataaatatTTCTACAAACTATATTCTCATACAACCAATCATCAACatgataataatttaataaaataagtcATGTAATATATAGAATAGATTGAAATTTAGATACATACCTGAATTTGAATTGAGATTTGAATATGACTATTCGATTTTGAGTGGTCTTTATGAATTCAGGaattagtgttttttttttttggtgttcaaattcctgaaattgaaagaataacaaaaattgtcaaaggattgaaaaaagaaccaaagagaaattgatgaACAATGATGATTACTTACCAGAAAATCAAAgtttaagagaaagaagaagtcaTGAAGCTTTTTTCGTGGtgttttgaatgaagaaagtacctttcttgaaggagaaaaccttttttattttatttttaagaacgTTTGGCGGATATACCATATATATTCCTCCTTTGGTGTGGATAATATCAAAAAAGGCTAGCCAGTAGAACGACCTCAAGGAGCATCGAACTCGGGCCCTTTTGCCAAAGAGAGATGCGCTCCATCCAACTCCCCTGAACACACTGTTGTGCAAATATCCAGAcgctatattatatatactattcatataataataatatatataaagaattttttttttgggggccCTTAAGAATCGGGGGCCCTGTGCGGTGGCGCCACTTGCACCACCCCAGGGCCGCCCCTGATTTGGAGGGCAACAACCACTTCAAGTCAAAGTGTTGCTCCGCTCCTAATCTAGGGGACTGTATTAAACATAGTTAATATGTAATTATAATCAAATTCTATTTTCGTCTATTTACTACGGTGACGAAGAATCAAATTATCACATCCAAAAAGTGTAAAGTAAGTATGCGACGGTAATATTTGACATGTAAATTAATTGTGTTGACACACACAATACTCTTTATTTAAGAAGTAGTTAAGAGAACATTTTTACTCACCATCCTCAATTTATGGTGATCATTATACATTAATCTATTTGtttagaagaaaattaaattcatctaatagtaattaattaagggcagtgagaaaaaatatttgtagCAACAAAACTATCCTAACCTTTATTTTCACATCATTCCTCTTCACTATTGGGTAAGTAGTCTTTGTTGTAATATTCCTAAGCCGTACCTCACTTGAACCTATAAGTCATGAATACCAGTACACCACGCAATATTCAGAATAACATTAAAATCACCGCCGTCCTACACACACCGCCCACCGTCAGTCGACCACGAACCCAAatcgccaccaccaccaccaccatcacccaAAAACCAATTCAATTCTCTCCCTCCAAACCTTCAAATTCTCAAACTCTTCCCCCACAGCGCAAATATTCCCCCGCCAAATTCATCCGAAAACCCCCAATTCCCAATTCACCCCGCTTCaattaaaaccctaattctGAATCCAAACCAAAACCCAACCTAACCCACCAATTCAATCAAACCCACTTCACAATTCCCCATCCAGAACATCAAAATCGATCCTTTTCGTGCCGTCGGCCATTAATTGTTGATGGGCACAATCAAGGTCTTCAATGGAGCATTGAAACCCAGCTCGTCCCCGCCGCTGCCTCCACCAGTCACGTGCTCTACCTCGTGCACAGAGACCGTTGATGGCTGCCACGAGTTTAAGATCAGTGGGTACTCGCTCGCCAAGGGCATGGGAATCGGCAAGTTCGTCGCGTCCGATTCCTTTGTTGTCGGTGGCTATACATGGGCAATATATTTCTACCCAGATGGCAAGAGCGTTGAGGACAACGCTGCGTTCGTGTCTCTTTTCATAGCTCTGGCGAGCGAGGGTACGGACGTCAGGGCTTTGTTCGAATTGACGCTTTTGGATCAGAGCGAGAAACAACGACACAAAGTGCATAGCCATTTTCTGAGGAGGCTCGATAGTGGTCCCTATACACTTAAGTACCGCGGAAGCATGTGGTATGcactgaaattttttatttgaatgcatgcttttgtataatatatatgtatatatgtgtgtgtatgtattgGATTCTGGTTGCAAATATTGTGTTTGAAATTGAGGAAATTAGTGTTGGATTGGTTAGTGAATGATAATATGGTCTGTCTTTGATATGCAATGTTGTAGGTTTGTTGAGTTAATTAAGTATGCTTACAGGATTAAAGGCTTTTTATCTGTTTAACCATTCTAAGTTTTGCGTGCCACAATCTTGAAGCAcc
The window above is part of the Prunus dulcis chromosome 1, ALMONDv2, whole genome shotgun sequence genome. Proteins encoded here:
- the LOC117613953 gene encoding zinc finger MYM-type protein 1-like, whose protein sequence is MPPTRKYVSGYTKRLRKRKIEELTQSQRGALDRFIVRESHATIDENIFNEQEQDDVEELQDIENNMDECVGNAEQNENDDNENADIDDHNEDVEDVDIENHNNENVTDLFNEEPSQSIPLDIYDPRNWNNIDPKFRDLLVEKGPVRDLLIGKGPKDHLHRRFSSTFYTRYLPNGEQHGGRLKEHETSIEHINHMSTWIDFHIRLQKNKTIDGVVQNQIKKEKKHWRNLLKRLISIVKYLGKYSLAFRGSNEKIHDINNGNFMGQVEMIAEWDPVMKEHVRRMDDKETHYHYLSHKIQNELILLLASELKSAIIKKIEEAKYFSVILDCTPDASNQEQMSLIVRCVDVSTNPIKVEEFFLEFLIVNDTTGQGLFEELQTVLQKLKLDIDNVRGQGYDNGSNMSGKYQGVQRKLLDVNPRALYTPCGCHSLNLTLCDIANSCGKAKDFFGIIQRIYTLFANSTKRWKILKDNVKHLTLKSLSVTRWESRIESVRAIRFQAADLREALLQLAESDGDSKITSEANSLATYELGNFEFLLGMVIWYDILGAVNVVSKNLQSEDMLIDVAIDKVKGLITFFEKYRENGFTEAMYTAKEIATDMGIDPVFLEKRKIRRKKHFDENTCEPSQSVPKSAEEKFRIDYFLYLVDQAIGSLRRRFQQYQEYENIFGFLFTSKKLNSLDDCDLKNSCSHLESILKNDKFFDVDGEDLFVELKVLRELLPKENTTAIAILNFLKRLNCFPNAFIAYRILLTIPVTVASAERIFSY
- the LOC117632469 gene encoding guanylate kinase 2, chloroplastic/mitochondrial; protein product: MQTLSHTVRLYPRKEKTLAKTHTPSITTELRFHVLLPQPHIVHPPLSLSLSLSMFRRFLTTSLSRTNPPLLLNPKPLNPKIFTTPNSLIQTRPNPKLILQFSSNPRFFSQMSDARRPGSVPIPNIEKADRSELLRALEASLGSAFSPEPLWPNPSPLVIVISGPSGVGKDAVIRKLKDLNENLHFVVTATSREIRPGEVHGKDYYFVSKEEFLTMVERNELLEYALVYGDYKGIPKQQIRDYMGKGYDIVLRVDIQGAQTLRRILGNSAVFIFLMAESEAKLVERLIDRKTETKESLLVRIATAREEVKHVNNFDYVVVNAEGRLDNAVKLVESIIDAEKAKVRQRHSVI